In Cicer arietinum cultivar CDC Frontier isolate Library 1 chromosome 7, Cicar.CDCFrontier_v2.0, whole genome shotgun sequence, the genomic window TCTGTActggaaaactttttttaaatttcctgaaaataaaatgtgtacaagaattatagtaaaaaaaaaaaaggtataattggcatttttaaaaaaatatggggGCACAAGTATAAAAATGGGATACAGGGTAAATTTTTCTGAAGATAATGGCATTCACTTAATAAAGAAGCCCTTGACAAAGCTATAAAGGCTTCAGCGAAAGAGCCCTTTTAAATCTGCAATTTCATAATCAAACGGCCCATATTGGTAATTAATAGAACATAAcctttaaaaacaaaacaaaaggatCTTGAGttagtttaattttgtttttattaattattattttgaaaaaaatataattaaactttaCACAATATAAAACCTTTTATATTGTCGATGcataataattaaactcttttaaactaaaataaaaaatatattttgtaattattgtgataaaaaCCCTCACTTCAATCTCAAGTATCACCCAtactctaaaatatataaaaataacatgtatttttagaaaagataaaaatctGTCATTAATTTGTATGTGCTTTAGAGACTATTGAGGTGAATTGTCATATactttaaagataatttatattatttttatatattttagagattaagtaagataataatatttggaGAACTAAATTTAGtgtttaaacttttaaaaatattatagaggtgaaaagatatatatttgcaaaattatcatgaaaacaattttagtcAGGTAATAGAATGTAAGTGCTAAATTAATCAAACTTTGTTGTTCcaatatttttacataaaaaaaaatagcaactATATAACCAATCAAGTTTCTTGTTTTCTCGTTGTGATTTACCTGAAAGAAGATGATGACAAATTGCCAACCTTTAATGGGTAAGTTTTGAAAATGCCGGTCATACTCTTCATCATGAAATGTTACTACATCAAGTTTTATTCAGAGAGGCATAAGCTTACAAGATCACTTTGAATGTAAAAACAAATCTGAGCATACACAGAGATAAAGTGAATAAAAAGATGCATGAGAATGCCGTGAGATTATACTACAGATAACATGAAGAAATCACATCAAAATGTTCATTAACCCTAAAAAAGCTCAAATTGACTGCCTTAATATCCATCACTGGGATTTCTTTGATAATGCAATGACATTGAAGTTGAGGGAATCTGGATTCTTCTGGATCATGCTCTGGATGGCTTTAGCTGCATCCTGCagtaatacatttaaatatatattagtaattaaaaataatacatgTAATGAAGGATGTAGAATTTATGTAAGTGTAAGATGAAAGGTATAATAATCGAGTAACTAAAAGACATGATTGAATAACAAGACCAATCTTGGTGAAATGCTTTTCCCACAGAATTGTGGTCATATATTTCTTCATGCAtcatttaaaatacaaaaactgAAACCAGAACTACTTGAAAACAATATCTGGAATCTTTTCTCTTTACATGCATTTGAAGACCAAATCAAATTGTATCCTTTTGCTAAATACAAGTCTTTCAGGAACAATACAATTAAGGCCTTGACATTGTAAGATATTTTTACCTTCAACAAAGTACTTGGTGAGGATGGACCATGAGATATTGCTCCTGACTTTCTTCCATCAAGCTCATAAAGTTCACCTGCATACAATAAGATTGCACAAGGGAAGAGAAGAGCTCAAAATTGGTTTTAGAAATGTACAGGAATCGGATTTGTTTTGAAGTGCATAAAAGAAATTACCATCCACACAAGCAAAGCAGATGAAATGAGTATCCACATTGTCTGATGCCTGCattacaaatatttcaaataaaaaattgttaatacACAACATTTTTGTTTATGTGTTATTTATGTTATCAGTAGAATGTTGCCTCGCAGGATAAAACAAATTGATGGGTATAGGTATATCCCAGAAAGTAGCAGttacaaaagaaaagaaacatttGTATTGATCTATTCCTCCCATCTCAGGTCAAGGTTGATTCTCTCCAAATAGTTTTCATAGGCACTCATCCTTTATTCTCAAGCATCTAGCATGATTGTAATCAATAACATTCCACTATCCAACTGTTTTggaaaaaagaaattaagaaaCTGGGTACTTGATTGATACAAAACTTTTATGCAAAGGAATGTTTAAAGCATCAATCACAGAAAAATTAGAGTAAAAACATAAGCCTTAGACTTGGCTAGTTCTAGTGGCTTCAGATGTCAAAAGTTATTATTGAGCCAGATTGTGTTTTCCTTTCCTCTAATACACTAATTTTGGTGTACCAGCTTTAGACTTGGCTAGTTCTAATGAAGGTGCTAAGTCTTGTGCATTAAAAGACGGAAAGGGAGGACTTAGGACAGAAAGTGTAAGATTGGGAGATCATTGGGAGTTATGACTTATGGACTGCTAAACTATACTAGAGGTAGAGGTTGGCTTTGGGAGTTTCTTTGGTCATGGTTGCGGTTGAATAGTAAAAATTTTGTGAGAGCTAAAGATTGCAAAGAAGGCCAACACCAAGGTGGCGACTGCAATGTCGAAAGGGTGGAACAGATGTAAGAGACAATGAAGAGTAACGGTGTGGTGAACAGAGCCctggaaatatattttttcaaaagacACAAATTTGTACAATTCAGTTACATACTAAGCATAACAACAAAAATAGAGCATAAACTACATTGTGAAAAGAATAACGATAACATCAAACAACACTAAGAGCAAGATTTTTTCAAATGCATAGGATCATCGTTTCAAGATAAAACAGCTGTAATGAACCTTTGATCTTTAGTTACATCTATATCACTGATACATCACATCAGAACCCTACACTACAATTTACTATTTccttataaactaattttaatcAGTTAAAATACCTCTGTATCACCAGCAGTGGCTGCTACAGAATGAGCAACCTCCATCTCAGTATCATTCTCAAGAAACAAAGCACGCTGCAAGATACAAAAGTAAGAAAATGCCAAATGAGCATTCTCTGATCAAAAGTCTCAATTTCTTACATTTATTTAGTATAAGAACGAAAAAGAGAAGGTTTGGTTAAGAAGAAGTAACCTGCATTGGGTCCAAGTTTGCGGTAGATTTGAAAAACTTATCAAAGAATGAACCCTCAACTGataacaacaaaaacaacacaAACTAAATGATATTTAATGGTTGATGCacccaaaaaaatttattgaggaAATTTGATAGTTGAAAACTCACCAAACTTGATTTCAGAAGTTATGTTACCGAGAGCATGAAGAAGTCCTATTGTACCACAAGCATTACCCACAGTTTGCTTCATAAAATACACTTTGTTGCTATATTCCTACACCAGAACAACACATTAAAATCCTACGCAAAGGATTTACTTAAATAATCGGTGATATATGCAACCCAAAATTAAGATTTCATAGGCATTGGTCAATAAAACAATCAGACAAGCTTGTTAAATGGTCTACTCACAAATGAGTAAATCAGCATTTCAGTCCTCAATATTGTAAGAGTCAAACAATTTAGTCcctcaaatttacaaaataactaATTATACCGTTAAATTAAAGAAcatcaatcaattaatttaacccatctatcaaaatatttctttagTAAACATCCATCAAAACCAATAAAAGACCTACATATTGACTTGAGCAATCTCTTTTTGCATCAAGACAAGCACTTAAAATTGCAGTGctaaatttgaaaaacaaaattgaccAACCCTTACAATTTGAAGGATAAAATGGTCATTTACTCACTCAGAAATAGATTAAAAGATCATATATTAGATATGTCCACTCACCCTTTTTTCATTTATCTGTCGCAACCTCTCTTCTTCACTCTgataagagataaaaaaaaaactcagaacatcaagagagaaaaaatatcaACGGTTAAGAAATTCAATAACAAACACAGGGAAAAGAGGGATAtagaaaaacaacaaacaaaaagttatatGAAATTAACCTTGGTGGTAAGGGGATAAAGAAAAAGCACAGCAAGAACAGGCTTTGGAACCATTTCCAAAAGCTCATCATCTAATCCGTATACATCATTGCACTCAGCTTGATCCTCAGGAAGACCAAGACCAAAAAGAAACTGCAACTCACCCAAATCAACTACAgggttaaataaatttgataactACACTTTTATACAACAacagcaaaattaaataataaaaaatgattccTTTGCACAGTTTGTTATCTgggtatatatattaaatttactatCCTAATAATCCCATGCATCATTGAAACATTGTTAATAAAAGAGATTAATTGAAGAGTGATGAAAATGAATGAAGGGTGAAAAGGGATAGATACCTGGTTCATGACATCAGGGTTAGCTTCAAGAGGAAGCCATCTTTTCGGAGTAGGAGAAGCCATTCTATGATTCTTTCTACTTTCTACTCAACTTTGCTTTTAATGCTTAATTGCTTTATGCTGGAAAAAACAAACCGTCTATGAAGtctaaaatgaaaatgaagaagcTATTTATATGATTGTAATAATGGGCCTGTGAGAAGCCCATGGTTTCCTAACTGATTGCACAAAGAATTAGCCCATTCAAAAGTTCTATCTCTCTCTCCATTCCTAATTTTATGAGAACGGACCACtatacaaacattaagtaataaattaatataaatcataaaaataagttaagatgaaatattaaattaatatgaaaaggTTATATATATCTTGTgatgattaaataaaataatgaaccACTAGATAATATATCTACATAACGAATgcataaaataataatcattaatgtttgtttaatattttaaattttaacatcGACGCATCCAAGCAtacaaaatgtaaataaataaacttatgaGGAGGCAAAACACCATATATTTATTTGCCTTTGTTGGTGAGTTTTTGATAGttcattaatgaatcgattttttttccttaaaaaaaaatatattcattcatCTAAATcggt contains:
- the LOC101494843 gene encoding ubiquitin carboxyl-terminal hydrolase 3, which encodes MASPTPKRWLPLEANPDVMNQFLFGLGLPEDQAECNDVYGLDDELLEMVPKPVLAVLFLYPLTTKSEEERLRQINEKREYSNKVYFMKQTVGNACGTIGLLHALGNITSEIKFVEGSFFDKFFKSTANLDPMQRALFLENDTEMEVAHSVAATAGDTEASDNVDTHFICFACVDGELYELDGRKSGAISHGPSSPSTLLKDAAKAIQSMIQKNPDSLNFNVIALSKKSQ